TGGATTCCATCTTTTACGGAAAGCCCCTTATTAAACTTGCGACTTtagcatataatataataaaacagcagGTCGACTGTTTCAATAGGATAAATGCACTATATCAGAACATTCTCCCAGCAGTCTAGTAAATTCACCAAATGAAgttatcataaaaaataaaaaaaactatttaggcATTTTTCACTGTTGGGCAAATTATATAGAAaatgttttatgctttttaaagAGAAGGTGACACAAAAAtgctatattaaatatatttactaaACATACATAGGCGCCTGACACTGCTGTTAAAATAATCCACTTTAGAGGAAACAATGCAATATGAAGTAAAATACATTTGTTCAGCCAAACACTAAAGGTGCCATTTTAGACAAATAATTTAAGTTGCCAGATATTTGGTAAAGCTCTATTTATgttgttaaaattatttttttcatatgtttttctgaaGGACTGGTCATTCTTCCACAGGCACTACAGAGGGTTTATGTTTGGTCCTGAGGTTCTGAGAAGATTCTGTGAGCTTCATTTACTACTCTCTGTTAGGGACTTGGTCACATGTATGATTTTATTGAACTGAAAAGTTCATATTCTTTTACACATCAGCAGTAAGAAATGGCAAGAAAtcttggaatttgtgagaaatactCAGATTTGTAGATTTGAATTCCTGATTGCAGGCTCACATTTCACTGTTttgtcaataaaaatattgtaattttgcacctcaaactaacactgaacttgggttttgttttgtgtttctttctttcagaaatgaatgTTTCAGATCTTCTGCTCCCGGTTTCAACTTCCCAATCTGTTTGAAATTTAGCTTCAGAAATACACTCAACCAGAACAGTTCATGAAGAGGATAAACTATTTAAACAGGGAAAAAACATGGACTCCAGAAAAATCTCAATTACTCAGCCAACATCCTCTCCTACCCCTCCCACACAAATCCTGAAAAGTACAGGCAAGAAGAAAACTcaccactgttcagactgtgggaagagttttagtcgtaAGAGTAATCTCCAACagcaccaacgcattcacactgaagagaaactgtatcactgctcagactgtgggaagagttttagtcgtcagagtcatctccaacgacaccagcgcattcacactggagagaaaccatattattgtttagactgtgggaagagttttagtcatcaGTATGATCTCCAACGCCacgagcgcattcacactggagagaaaccatatcactgtttaGACTGTGGAAGGAGTTTTACTGatcagagtactctcaaaaaacaccagcgcattcacactggagagaaaccgtattactgctcagactgtgggaggagttttagtcAACAGATTGCTCTCCAACGGCACCAGcccattcacaccggagagaaactgtatcactgctcagactgtgggaagagttttagtcatcaGAGTTATCTCCAacgccaccagcgcattcacactggagagaaaccatattattgtttagactgtgggaagagttttagtcatcaGTATGATCTCCAACGCCacgagcgcattcacactggagagaaaccatatcactgtttagactgtgggaggagttttactgatcagagtactctcaaaaaacaccagcgcattcacactggagagaaaccgtattactgctcagactgtgggaggagttttagtcaacagattggtctcaaaaaccaccagcgcattcacactggagataaaccgtattactgctcagagtgttgGAGAAGTTTTATTCagcagagtcatctccaacgccaccagcgcattcacactggagagaaaccgtatcaatgctcagactgtgagaagagctTCAGATATTCTTGTACTCTGAAGAAACACAAATGCTCTAAGATCAGTAATGGAACAGGGTTACGTTTCCAAAAACTTTGTAaagctaagaacttcgttaactagTACTTAAGATTGAACATTAATTATAGAGTGTTTCCCAAAACTTTTTGTTACTAAAAAAACTATGTTAACTTGCTCGCAAATTAACAAGTAACCTGACCCAGTTGTTACTCTGAAAGTAGTTTTTAAGTGTattctgcttgcagttcagcaccagAGGATTCTgagggagaaaatgtgaaaataaatatttgtttttatttctgtagTTGATTGTACATCCAATCAGTTAATTCTTGCAGACAAGAGTTGATGGCCATAGACAAGCTGCTGTCTGTTattcttctttattttattttccttgaTTGTAGATTtacattaaagacattaaaaacaaTCAAGGTATACATATGAACTAAACGGATTGAGTTTGGTTTTACTGAAACCAGTAAACATGTTACATTGCAAATAAAGTATCACATGTCTGTGAACAGAACATTGTTATTCATGCCCAAAcatctgcagcaatgctggcagcacacATGTGCCTTGTCCTGAAAAACTGCAGTATGACTTGGCCACTGTGCTTTAGCTCAGATTCAGGGTGTTATCAGTCTACTTATAGATTTGGCCATCTAAACAATTATATTTCTCATATCCTCAGGGAGATCTTtcccatgaggtgccatgttgaatatccagtggccagtaagAGAGTATTATAACCTTGTAACTCTAATGAGAAACAGTAGATATATTCACTGTAGGGTGTACTCACAAGTTACCAGCTATTTAGACATTAGTGGCTGTATGTGGAGTTATTTTCAGTggacagtaaatctatactgctCTACAAGCTGTACGCTGACTACTCTAAGTTATATACAAGTTCGATTTTTTTATAGTGTCAttccatgaaaatatataatatttgcaaATCGTTCATTTGTTCAATTGAGTACACCCTGccaaaatgtgtcacaacaaaGCACAGGAAAACATTTTCTCTTcttattggtcagatctgtctcAGGCAGAGCCGTGAAGTAAATGAAAGTTCTGTGTTCAAATGCATATTTCTGAAGAGTTTTAACATCCTGCCATTATGTTATCATTGGcaagattttaaataaaaaaataacaaatgtatTGTGTGGTGTTTTCCTTGGAACAGAATCAACAATTTCCTTCATCATTTATAATCTTAAACTTAAATTATGTAAACTAAAGTATTGAGTAAATAAGCATTATGAAGAACCTTGTCAAGATAATATGACAAGGGTTTTACCTACTTTTCTAAGTGTTGGTAAAAGCTGGCCATTTTACTAAATATGCTTTTAAGTGCTCTGTGCTGAAGTCAGTGAGTCTTCCTCATCACCAAGACTGTGATTGGACAAAAAATAACGGTAAAGCCTAGGTATTTGTAATATTATTGTTAAGGGTGCACATGTGATATACATACCTTCTGCGTTCATCCTTAGCTGTAtcaggatttaattgtatacatttGTTTAGGTAACTAGTCTGGTTTTACTGAAGTCAgctacaaaaaaagaacatttgttttTCCGAAACGTTTAGGAAAGTCATGCCACTCCTTTTGCCAACCACCCAAAAGGGGACACTTAAGGACATGTAAAATGTATCTCACAAAAAGAAAATGTTGAAGAATATATACTACCAGGCTTGTAGTAAGGAATAAGTGCAGGCATATTATGCattaaatatatttcatatatttatttgtttacacaGGCACTCACATCATATCAAAATGATTCGTCTATAACagtgaaatataattatttatttagggtGGATGGTGTCCTCCAGAGCAGGTTCATAAAGAGACTACCCACTCCCCATCTCCTCTTTATATCAGAAAGTTACAGCTAAACGCTAGAGAGAGCCCacgagtgagtccaaaattaaTGTGGGTGACTGGAGCTAAATagcttaaaaaacacaaattaaaaatagttacTATCTAGCTTTgtaataactggagtttaaaagctttataataaccaaagtttaaaaggtttatatctGCAGTTTAAACTTATGTCTcaggtgctgaaacatttgaatgTGTTCTGTTGAAGAAATTAGTAAAAGTTTTAGTACATAAATGgtgaaacatttataaactctgattttgctcagttgctccatataaaccctttaattttggataattttggactcactcgggTGCGCCCTCTACAGGTTCAACAATCCCACAACACATTCTGAAGTGAATATTGTCCTCTTTACTAGAGAGTCTCTGGTTTCCTCTTCAGCAGTGTATGATAGGTGGCAGTATGGAACTAGTTTTGGATCTGAAAACCCGCAGAAACAGAATCTGGAGCTCCACGAGCTTTCAGCTAGTAATTCTGTAGATCTGAACAGTTCCAGTCTTCACTGTGGATCAGCGGAGTCCGTTCTGAGAAAGAAATGATCATCAGTTAGATGGTAAGTCTTTCTCGTGCTCTCAAATAGTCCGTGTTCAGTTGATGGAATAGCTCGTTGTTTGGACAACATTCCAGATGTTCCGTGTTTTGCTGAGTCCGCCTTGGATTTCCAAactccacctcctcctctctctctctctctctctctctctctctctctctctctctctctctctctttccccctttcCCCGAGCTCCAACTTCTCCTTATTGCActgctctcactctttttcttccaGCTCTTTACTCCTCTTTCTGCATCGCTGCATTTCCTCCGGATTCTAGGATCTTGTTATTATGGTGCAGTTAGAAGTGAGTGAGGGGGGAGTAGAGTATGGGGGAAGGGGATGGACCGTATGGTGGAACCCCATTGTTAGAGGCAGGATTGATCCTGTATTGTTACTAAAGTGGgtttaaaacacagttttgggGTGGTGTTGGTGAGTTATACCGGtatatacagaattatttaatgtatatatttaatgtgttttaacacACAGTTTTGGGGTAGTGTCAGggttcccgcaggtccttaaaaTGTATTCAGTTAAAATCCCGGTGATTAaaagtttactgtaaatttgctgtaggtgttTTTAGACGCTGTGGCCTCGTAATCCAGTGCGCTTGTCTGAGACGAGCTAGCTACTATAAACTCACATTACCGGGGACAAAACTAAGGTAAGTAAGCGAAATGACCGCGGGTGCATGGACACagggtttgttcatagctgtggtaatttgcTTTATCTGGCTAAcacatcagattaaactgtgccttatcagcagtttagctgaaATAAATTGACTAGATTTAATAGCTAGGTCTGAGgattacattctcaccacaagtgaaccactccaggggcctcatgtactaaaggtgcgtacgcacaaaaacattgcgtacgccatatttcacgctcacggtcagatgtaacAGTTACTAAATTTAAACGCGAGAAAGTGCGTTCCCACACGGCACTTTCGtttcgggcgtacgccttttttgtgcgtatatattgtgtttttgtcatttggcgacacttagaggcgatgcattgaaattacaactattaagatatcctttatgcacacattaatcagacaatttcattggcttacataaataatcgttcaacgtgtttccacttagcctaaattatataaaaatgcataaaagtttgcgctggagttgttggagatggcaacgttagcattattggaaaatattgctaatggccaaa
This genomic interval from Astyanax mexicanus isolate ESR-SI-001 chromosome 1, AstMex3_surface, whole genome shotgun sequence contains the following:
- the LOC111190074 gene encoding zinc finger protein OZF-like isoform X1 produces the protein MDSRKISITQPTSSPTPPTQILKSTGKKKTHHCSDCGKSFSRKSNLQQHQRIHTEEKLYHCSDCGKSFSRQSHLQRHQRIHTGEKPYYCLDCGKSFSHQYDLQRHERIHTGEKPYHCLDCGRSFTDQSTLKKHQRIHTGEKPYYCSDCGRSFSQQIALQRHQPIHTGEKLYHCSDCGKSFSHQSYLQRHQRIHTGEKPYYCLDCGKSFSHQYDLQRHERIHTGEKPYHCLDCGRSFTDQSTLKKHQRIHTGEKPYYCSDCGRSFSQQIGLKNHQRIHTGDKPYYCSECWRSFIQQSHLQRHQRIHTGEKPYQCSDCEKSFRYSCTLKKHKCSKISNGTGLRFQKLCKAKNFVN